Proteins co-encoded in one Coriobacterium glomerans PW2 genomic window:
- a CDS encoding peptide MFS transporter, with product MSKEGTLTLSEQQLVHELRTQRSFLGHPKAVGTLSFMQLCNSFANYTMSAILIYYLYATKVEGGLGLSQTDAAQLISLYSALSLLAGLVGSYVADRILGPRAGLRLSRCAQAVAYVVLAVPGMGIPGYAASQILLIFGVMLSGRSLESVMGKMYESGDERKDGAFTITYTIANIGAAVPAIAGAISLVAGYHAAFAVGAVVAVLGAGSYLLTERRFFGPIGDKPDDPLPAAVKRRIMVGIVVALVAAVAILALLFMGGSLSIKQFANTMSTAAIFIPIIYLIYIVNSRKTTRGEARRVLALLPLYACNCLSMLVWTQSTSILAIYAETSVDLNLLGFKISPATFQTIPAVLGLVFGSLAALVWARLGDRQPTNPWKVGAGTVLWGLGPVFMCLPFILFPAGVRVSPIWLVAFYVLIIAGEALNSPTGYAAACTVAPAAFATQMVTVWSLSQSTGAGLSTLASQFYIAGGEVPYFLIMGGLTIAMGLIVVAGSRALNRRMGGEADSKGRIE from the coding sequence AAGGCTGTGGGCACGCTATCATTCATGCAGCTGTGCAACTCGTTTGCCAACTACACCATGAGCGCCATCCTCATCTACTACCTCTATGCCACGAAGGTCGAGGGCGGCTTGGGGCTCTCCCAGACCGATGCCGCCCAGCTCATATCACTGTATTCCGCCCTGTCGCTGCTCGCCGGCCTCGTCGGGTCCTACGTGGCCGATCGCATCTTGGGGCCACGCGCCGGCCTGCGTCTGTCTCGGTGCGCGCAGGCCGTGGCCTATGTCGTGCTCGCCGTACCGGGTATGGGCATCCCCGGTTACGCCGCCAGCCAGATTCTGCTGATCTTCGGCGTGATGCTTTCGGGCCGCTCGCTCGAATCTGTCATGGGCAAGATGTATGAGTCCGGCGATGAGCGCAAAGACGGCGCCTTCACCATCACGTACACGATCGCTAACATCGGTGCCGCAGTGCCGGCTATCGCCGGAGCGATCTCGCTGGTCGCAGGCTATCACGCAGCGTTCGCCGTCGGAGCTGTTGTCGCCGTGCTCGGCGCGGGGAGCTACCTCCTCACCGAGAGGCGCTTCTTCGGACCGATCGGCGACAAGCCGGATGATCCGCTCCCCGCCGCCGTCAAAAGGCGGATCATGGTGGGTATCGTCGTCGCCCTCGTGGCGGCGGTCGCGATTTTGGCGCTGCTGTTCATGGGCGGATCACTCAGCATCAAGCAATTCGCGAACACGATGAGCACGGCGGCGATCTTCATCCCGATCATCTATCTCATCTATATCGTCAACAGCAGAAAGACAACGCGTGGCGAGGCCCGCCGCGTGCTGGCGCTGCTGCCGTTGTACGCTTGCAACTGCTTGTCCATGCTCGTTTGGACCCAGTCGACATCGATTCTGGCGATCTACGCCGAGACGAGCGTCGACCTGAATCTGCTCGGTTTCAAGATCAGTCCCGCGACGTTTCAGACCATCCCAGCTGTGCTGGGGCTCGTGTTCGGCTCGCTCGCTGCGCTCGTATGGGCGAGACTCGGAGATCGCCAGCCGACCAATCCCTGGAAGGTGGGAGCCGGGACTGTTCTATGGGGACTGGGCCCGGTGTTCATGTGCCTGCCGTTCATTCTGTTTCCAGCGGGCGTGAGAGTGAGCCCTATCTGGCTCGTTGCCTTCTACGTGCTCATCATCGCCGGCGAGGCGCTCAACAGCCCCACCGGGTACGCCGCCGCCTGTACCGTCGCGCCAGCCGCCTTCGCCACTCAGATGGTGACGGTCTGGTCCCTGTCGCAGTCGACCGGCGCCGGCCTGTCCACGCTCGCCTCGCAGTTCTACATCGCAGGGGGCGAGGTTCCCTATTTTCTCATCATGGGAGGTCTCACCATCGCGATGGGTCTGATTGTCGTCGCAGGGTCTCGCGCGCTCAATCGCCGCATGGGCGGAGAGGCCGACTCAAAGGGGCGCATCGAATGA